In the genome of Erinaceus europaeus chromosome 8, mEriEur2.1, whole genome shotgun sequence, one region contains:
- the SLC45A4 gene encoding solute carrier family 45 member 4 isoform X2 yields the protein MALNIHAFSAGLGGAIGYVLGGLDWTQTFLGAWFRTQNQVLFFFAAIVFSVSVVLHLFSIEEEQYNPQQERSSEPPAVPLPTARLPALDSGTLFPDEVQSEHELVLDYLDVDMVRSKSDSVLHMPDAALDLEPELLFLHDIEPSIFHDASYPNTPRSTSQELAKTKLPRLSTLLRENAKEDETLLENHADQVKVPNGSGSSPKDVLSGYSRVDMKPAITAGSMRRRRHMFRRQASSTFSYYGKIGSHRYRYRRANAVVLIKPSRSMSDLYDLQKRQRQRCRHRNQSGATTSSGDTESEEGESETTVRLLWLSMLKMPKELMRLCLCHLLTWFSVIAEAVFYTDFMGQVIFEGNPKASSNTTEWQAYNAGVKMGCWGLVIYAATGAICSALLQKYLDNYDLSIRVIYVLGTLGFSIGTAVMAMFANVYVAMVMISTMGIVSMSISYCPYALLGQYHDIKEYVHHSPGNSKRGFGIDCAILSCQVYISQILVASALGGVVDAVGTVRVIPIVASVGSFLGFLTATFLVIYPEVSEDAKEEHKGLSSQPLSEGSSDRPTVLRLTHKESPAGPVETESMV from the exons ATGGCCCTCAATATCCACGCCTTCTCTGCTG GCCTTGGCGGGGCCATTGGCTACGTGCTGGGTGGGCTGGACTGGACGCAGACTTTCCTGGGCGCCTGGTTCCGTACCCAGAACCAGGTGCTGTTCTTCTTCGCGGCCATTGTCTTCTCGGTGTCGGTGGTCCTGCATCTCTTCAGCATCGAGGAGGAGCAGTACAACCCCCAGCAGGAGCGCAGCAGCGAGCCGCCCGCAGTCCCCTTGCCCACCGCCCGCCTGCCCGCACTGGACAGCGGCACCCTGTTCCCGGACGAGGTGCAGTCAGAGCACGAGCTGGTCCTGGACTACCTGGACGTGGACATGGTGCGCAGCAAGAGCGACTCGGTGCTGCACATGCCCGACGCTGCCCTGGACCTGGAGCCCGAGCTGCTCTTCCTGCACGACATCGAGCCCTCCATCTTCCATGACGCCTCCTACCCTAACACCCCCCGCAGCACCAGCCAGGAGCTGGCCAAGACCAAGCTGCCCCGCCTGTCCACCCTGCTCAGGGAAAACGCCAAGGAGGATGAGACGCTGCTGGAGAACCACGCCGACCAAGTGAAGGTCCCCAATGGGAGTGGCTCCTCCCCCAAAGACGTCCTCAGCGGCTACTCCAGGGTGGACATGAAGCCCGCCATCACAGCCGGCTCCATGAGGAGGCGCCGGCACATGTTCCGCCGGCAGGCTTCCAGCACCTTCTCCTACTACGGCAAAATCGGCTCCCACCGCTACCGCTACCGGCGGGCCAATGCCGTGGTGCTCATCAAGCCCTCCCGCAGCATGAGCGACCTGTATGACCTCCAGAAGCGCCAGCGGCAGCGCTGCCGGCACCGGAATCAGAGCGGGGCCACCACATCCAGCGGAGACACCGAGAGCGAGgagggggagagcgagaccacgGTGAGGCTGCTGTGGCTGTCAATGCTGAAGATGCCCAAGGAGCTGATGCGGCTGTGCCTGTGCCACCTGCTCACCTGGTTCTCGGTCATCGCCGAGGCCGTCTTCTACACCGACTTCATGGGCCAGGTCATCTTTGAAGGGAATCCCAAG GCTTCATCTAACACGACTGAATGGCAGGCCTACAATGCTGGGGTGAAGATGGGCTGCTGGGGACTGGTCATATATGCAGCCACTGGTGCCATCTGCTCAG CCCTGTTACAGAAGTACCTGGACAACTACGACCTGAGCATCAGGGTGATCTACGTGCTGGGCACACTGGGCTTTTCCATCGGCACAGCCGTGATGGCCATGTTTGCCAACGTCTATGTCGCCATGGTCATGATCAGCACCATGGGCATCGTCTCCATGAGCATCTCCTACTGCCCCTATGCCCTGCTGGGGCAGTACCATGACATCAAGGAG TATGTCCACCACAGCCCTGGGAATTCCAAGCGTGGTTTTGGCATAGACTGCGCCATCCTGTCCTGCCAGGTGTACATCTCCCAGATCCTGGTGGCCTCTGCCCTGGGAGGTGTGGTTGATGCTGTGGGGACAGTGCGCGTCATCCCCATCGTGGCATCTGTGGGCTCCTTCCTGGGCTTCCTGACGGCCACATTCCTGGTCATCTACCCAGAGGTGTCAGAAGATGCCAAGGAAGAGCACAAAGGCCTGTCTTCCCAGCCACTGAGTGAAGGCAGTAGCGACAGGCCCACCGTCCTGAGGCTCACCCACAAGGAGAGCCCGGCTGGTCCAGTGGAGACAGAGTCCATGGTGTGA